In the Acanthopagrus latus isolate v.2019 chromosome 23, fAcaLat1.1, whole genome shotgun sequence genome, one interval contains:
- the rcvrna gene encoding recoverin a isoform X1, with amino-acid sequence MGNTKSSSLSKELLEDLKSNTKYSEAELCTWYQSFLKECPTGKITKEQFEGIYASFFPNADPKDYARHVFRSFDTNSDGTLDFKEYIVALHLTSGGKTLQKLEWAFGLYDVDGNGTISNNEILEIVRSIFNMIPVDDQKNLPEDENTPEKRAAKIWEFFGKKENGNLQSIHSFCLKTFLYLHLLTLLFSSLLVVFPSDKISEGEFIQGVMDNKEILRLIQYDEPQKIKDKLKEKKQ; translated from the exons ATGGGGAATACAAAGAGCAGCTCTTTGTCGAAGGAGCTCCTGGAGGATCTGAAGTCCAACACCAAGTACTCCGAGGCCGAGCTGTGCACCTGGTACCAGTCGTTCCTGAAGGAGTGCCCCACCGGGAAGATCACCAAGGAGCAGTTTGAGGGCATCTACGCCAGCTTCTTCCCAAACGCAGACCCCAAAGATTACGCTCGGCACGTCTTCAGGAGTTTTGACACCAATTCCGATGGAACGCTGGACTTTAAGGAGTACATCGTCGCTCTCCACCTCACGTCCGGGGGAAAGACTCTGCAGAAGCTGGAGTGGGCCTTCGGCCTGTACGACGTGGACGGGAACGGAACCATCAGCAACAATGAAATCCTAGAGATTGTTAGG TCGATATTCAACATGATCCCCGTTGACGACCAGAAGAACCTCCCCGAGGACGAAAACACGCCGGAGAAGCGGGCCGCGAAAATCTGGGAATTCTTCGGGAAGAAGGAGAACGGTAACTTACAATCCATCCACTCTTtctgtttgaaaacatttctttacctTCATCTGTTGacgcttctcttctcttctcttcttgttgTCTTTCCCTCAGATAAAATCTCCGAGGGAGAATTCATTCAGGGCGTGATGGACAACAAGGAGATCCTGCGGTTGATACAATACGATGAGCCTCAGAAAATTAAAGACAAGCTCAAAGAGAAgaagcaataa
- the rcvrna gene encoding recoverin a isoform X2 — protein sequence MGNTKSSSLSKELLEDLKSNTKYSEAELCTWYQSFLKECPTGKITKEQFEGIYASFFPNADPKDYARHVFRSFDTNSDGTLDFKEYIVALHLTSGGKTLQKLEWAFGLYDVDGNGTISNNEILEIVRSIFNMIPVDDQKNLPEDENTPEKRAAKIWEFFGKKENDKISEGEFIQGVMDNKEILRLIQYDEPQKIKDKLKEKKQ from the exons ATGGGGAATACAAAGAGCAGCTCTTTGTCGAAGGAGCTCCTGGAGGATCTGAAGTCCAACACCAAGTACTCCGAGGCCGAGCTGTGCACCTGGTACCAGTCGTTCCTGAAGGAGTGCCCCACCGGGAAGATCACCAAGGAGCAGTTTGAGGGCATCTACGCCAGCTTCTTCCCAAACGCAGACCCCAAAGATTACGCTCGGCACGTCTTCAGGAGTTTTGACACCAATTCCGATGGAACGCTGGACTTTAAGGAGTACATCGTCGCTCTCCACCTCACGTCCGGGGGAAAGACTCTGCAGAAGCTGGAGTGGGCCTTCGGCCTGTACGACGTGGACGGGAACGGAACCATCAGCAACAATGAAATCCTAGAGATTGTTAGG TCGATATTCAACATGATCCCCGTTGACGACCAGAAGAACCTCCCCGAGGACGAAAACACGCCGGAGAAGCGGGCCGCGAAAATCTGGGAATTCTTCGGGAAGAAGGAGAACG ATAAAATCTCCGAGGGAGAATTCATTCAGGGCGTGATGGACAACAAGGAGATCCTGCGGTTGATACAATACGATGAGCCTCAGAAAATTAAAGACAAGCTCAAAGAGAAgaagcaataa